The following is a genomic window from Marinobacter bohaiensis.
AGTCGCCGCCCGAAGTCGCCTTCTTTACCCTCAACGGCACCTGGCTGGGGCTCTACGGGCGGGAAGCGCTGGCCGACGACGTCGGAATTCCCAACAGCCCGCCGGCCGGATTCCCCGGGTTCACCATCGCCCACAATCTTGCCTCCGAAGCCGAAGTGGATCGGGTCATGGCCGAGGCCGTGGCGGCCGGTGCCACCCGGATCAAATCGCCGCAGAAGGTGTTCTGGGGTGGCTACTCCGGCTATTTCTCCGATCCGGACGGCTACCTCTGGGAACTGGCCTACAACCCGTTTGCGTGGGTCGGGCCGGCGGACCCGGAGTGACGAGGGGATCTCGACCGCCCTTCGGGCGGCTCGGAAACTAAAGTTTCCGCTACATTGGCGGTGCTGGTTTCGAGCTTGGGAATCTCCCGCACCCTGTAGCAGAAACTTTAGTTTCTGAGGCGCCGTGAGGTGCCCGGAAAAAGCCCCGCCGAGGCACAAAAGCCCATTGGATGCTGCTGCCCCAAAGCACAGGACAGGAGTTGGTTCCGGCCGCCCCTGGGGCGGCCCGGAAACTAAAGTTTCCGCTACATTGGCGGTGCTGGTTTCAAGCTTGGGGGCCTCCCGCACCCTGTAGCAGAAACTTTAGTTTCTGAGACGCCGCGAGGTGCCCGAAACAATCCCGCCGAGGCACAAAAGCCCATTGGATGCTGCTGCCCCAAAGCACAGGACAGGAGTTGGTTCCGGCCGCCCTGTGGCCGGCTCGGAAACTAAAGTTTCCGCTACATTGGCGGTGCTGGTTTCGAGCTTGGGAATCTCCCGCACCCTGTAGCAGAAACTTTAGTTTCTGAGGCGCCGCGAGGTGCCCG
Proteins encoded in this region:
- a CDS encoding VOC family protein; amino-acid sequence: MNPRMSMVTLGVADLKRSIAFYRDGLGFPQLESPPEVAFFTLNGTWLGLYGREALADDVGIPNSPPAGFPGFTIAHNLASEAEVDRVMAEAVAAGATRIKSPQKVFWGGYSGYFSDPDGYLWELAYNPFAWVGPADPE